Proteins encoded by one window of Patescibacteria group bacterium:
- a CDS encoding CARDB domain-containing protein has product MRKYLIFPLLGIFILALGVFRAGAVTGGDIAVTSITVSPSSPEYNQTAVITVRAKNIGPGEALEQFFRAFSYTFPDFTVDTKSYTFPAVSLAVNEEQTYTFTGKFTTIKSRSLSFAIDTSNILEEPDENNNTLSQSVIVQGDDLMVEDIITVPEKIAAGQTCEVKIKIKNNGTRNIYTPLGLSQYEKIIPDFEIESTSIPAPTLENYILPDGSFYYVFKGKFTSAGEKKASFAVDMDDEVYEADEKNNNKKEKTITIVPADQVDLSLDEVDVSPEDPLVDAPAVITYWVKNTGNVGITDNTALHEDNIAYSFYGFDMGSKQHDAYPSLADPLEPGERFSYSYSGKFSKSGRNLLSFSFDKVSRLKELNEYNNATSTYANVYLNEAERSSFLMTLPVVTLISSTSVQIEWETTRSASGVVEYDENPPVSPTAAAESASAVKHSVKLSDLRPGKTYTYRAISALNNIIKETAYSAFTTPLKDPVIAPGQTTEESPSASGAASGTASNSSGSSSAASGSNSSTASGASPSTSGGSAISIKNKKLYSSLKGKIILKVQAGGEAYYLDPKSEKMYYLGRPQDAFNVMRAQGTGIKTSLLEKIPVGLNSLSGADTDADGLPDIFEDAIGTDKNKKDTDGDGFEDKSELSTGYSPVKTKEKISLDATLASSLKGKILLQVEGKGEAWYVNPKDGKRYFLGRPADAFSVMRGLGLGISNNDFSSL; this is encoded by the coding sequence ATGCGGAAATATCTCATCTTCCCGCTTTTAGGAATTTTTATTTTAGCTTTAGGAGTTTTTAGGGCTGGTGCCGTAACCGGAGGGGACATCGCGGTTACATCAATAACCGTAAGCCCATCAAGCCCCGAATACAACCAAACAGCGGTAATTACCGTTAGGGCGAAGAATATTGGGCCGGGCGAGGCCTTGGAGCAGTTTTTCCGGGCCTTTAGCTATACTTTTCCCGACTTTACCGTTGACACGAAAAGCTATACTTTTCCGGCCGTTAGCCTGGCGGTGAATGAAGAGCAGACCTATACCTTTACCGGGAAATTTACGACGATTAAGTCGCGCAGTCTGTCATTTGCCATTGATACCTCGAATATTTTGGAAGAGCCGGACGAAAATAATAATACATTGTCGCAAAGCGTAATTGTCCAGGGCGATGATTTGATGGTTGAAGATATTATAACGGTGCCGGAAAAAATCGCGGCCGGCCAGACTTGCGAAGTGAAAATAAAAATAAAGAATAACGGCACCAGGAATATATATACCCCGCTTGGACTTTCCCAGTACGAAAAGATCATTCCTGATTTTGAAATCGAGAGCACTTCCATTCCGGCGCCGACGCTGGAAAATTATATTTTGCCGGACGGCAGCTTCTATTATGTTTTTAAAGGAAAATTCACTTCCGCCGGAGAGAAAAAAGCTTCCTTTGCAGTCGACATGGATGACGAAGTTTATGAAGCTGATGAAAAAAACAATAATAAAAAGGAAAAAACCATAACGATTGTACCGGCCGACCAGGTGGATTTGTCGCTTGACGAGGTTGATGTAAGCCCGGAAGACCCGCTGGTCGATGCGCCGGCGGTTATCACCTATTGGGTTAAAAATACCGGAAACGTCGGAATAACCGACAATACTGCTTTGCATGAAGACAATATTGCCTACAGCTTCTACGGATTTGATATGGGTTCGAAACAGCATGACGCTTACCCGAGCTTAGCCGATCCGTTAGAGCCGGGCGAGCGGTTTTCTTATAGCTATTCGGGAAAATTTTCAAAGTCCGGAAGAAATCTTTTAAGCTTTTCTTTTGATAAAGTGAGCCGGCTTAAGGAGTTAAATGAATATAATAACGCCACATCGACTTACGCTAACGTCTATCTTAACGAAGCGGAAAGGTCAAGTTTTTTAATGACTTTGCCTGTTGTAACGCTTATTAGCTCGACTTCGGTACAGATTGAATGGGAGACGACGCGCTCGGCCTCGGGAGTAGTCGAATATGATGAAAATCCTCCAGTATCCCCGACGGCGGCGGCGGAAAGCGCCAGCGCCGTAAAACACAGCGTCAAACTTTCTGACCTAAGGCCGGGAAAAACCTATACTTACCGCGCCATATCGGCTTTAAATAATATAATTAAGGAAACGGCCTATTCAGCTTTTACCACGCCGCTAAAAGACCCGGTTATCGCGCCTGGCCAGACGACGGAAGAATCGCCTAGCGCTTCGGGCGCCGCGTCCGGAACTGCGTCCAATTCCTCCGGCTCTTCTTCGGCCGCGAGCGGTTCTAACAGTTCTACTGCCAGCGGCGCCAGTCCTTCAACATCCGGCGGTTCGGCAATTTCCATAAAAAATAAAAAATTATACTCCAGCCTAAAGGGAAAAATCATCCTAAAAGTCCAGGCCGGAGGCGAAGCCTATTACCTTGATCCCAAGAGCGAAAAAATGTATTATTTGGGAAGGCCCCAAGACGCTTTTAACGTAATGCGGGCGCAAGGGACAGGAATAAAAACCTCGCTTCTCGAAAAAATTCCGGTTGGGTTAAATTCTTTGTCCGGGGCTGATACTGACGCGGACGGTTTGCCGGATATTTTTGAAGACGCGATCGGGACTGACAAAAATAAAAAAGATACGGACGGCGACGGGTTCGAAGACAAAAGCGAGCTTTCGACCGGCTATTCACCCGTAAAAACCAAAGAGAAAATTTCATTGGACGCTACCCTGGCCTCCTCGCTAAAAGGGAAGATTCTTCTCCAGGTTGAAGGAAAAGGCGAAGCCTGGTATGTTAATCCTAAAGACGGCAAAAGATATTTTCTTGGCCGCCCGGCCGACGCCTTTAGCGTAATGCGCGGCCTGGGATTGGGGATTTCCAATAATGACTTTAGTTCGCTTTAA
- a CDS encoding S1C family serine protease: MNRAKIAASLLLLSSFFIFICADKAEAFGGPEDSRAVVKIFAYHEDENYYLTTSSYGSGVFIDEDGTIITNNHVVTVEDDNKNELPAAYKVCVVNDNSGIPDCSFAADLIAKDKSKDIAILKIRDLGIKGQTKFNYLKRNNLDNFAEGNLVEAAGFPGSGGDSITVTYGTITGKTEKYGIEWIKTGALVYFGSSGGALIDENSNLIGITTKIYSDVDATQGFAISIASINDWIEANKGSALQVSPLQKRLDNLVIKNSGLGNVTTFSNFPPNVEITKESGWEFGLASENVLFVASNNNEDSGYIIIYWKPTDTLFDPMLDVSVKANEIGGKCYSAGNFTAGEKKGRKLICGDSDSETSVLLFGAKNYVIQAMYYYGDNNANKEVIDKMISSLSIKEKGIVFSEKRSYENKAPFFKVNLPSDWSLMKLNSSKHILLGQRAKEPEVGFDVYVETLNDDMKKMSKKEYFNAVKSNDVVKEDDEGNGLKSSRYFESTGYKINNELTSEIFYKYRFKDEKDNDKVKAFAAGYRIIDKDKVIVIGFNYFGENEKKFEATLENFRKTVLSKFTLGRKITGADKSSGTSGKAASGKAVVSAANKLKGKILLQVQSKGEAWYVCPKDGKRYYMKNGEEAFKIMRSLGEGITNANLEKMKKSKTLAKKYSGKIFLQVEDKGQAYYVDFNGNLNYLKDGNAAYSVLRSLGLGISNADLDKISASE, from the coding sequence ATGAACAGAGCAAAAATCGCGGCCAGTTTATTACTTTTGTCGAGCTTTTTTATTTTTATCTGCGCCGACAAAGCGGAAGCATTCGGCGGCCCAGAGGACTCCCGGGCGGTAGTCAAAATTTTTGCCTACCATGAAGATGAAAATTATTATCTAACAACTAGCAGTTACGGCTCCGGGGTTTTTATTGATGAAGATGGAACCATAATAACAAATAACCACGTCGTTACGGTTGAGGATGACAATAAAAATGAATTGCCGGCGGCGTATAAGGTTTGTGTTGTGAACGACAACTCGGGGATTCCTGATTGCAGTTTTGCCGCCGATTTGATTGCCAAAGATAAAAGTAAAGATATCGCGATATTGAAAATCAGGGACTTGGGAATAAAAGGCCAAACAAAGTTTAATTATTTAAAGAGAAATAATCTTGATAACTTCGCCGAAGGCAATTTAGTTGAAGCCGCGGGCTTTCCTGGTTCCGGAGGCGATTCAATTACCGTTACTTACGGTACCATTACCGGAAAAACTGAAAAATACGGGATTGAATGGATAAAAACCGGCGCTTTGGTATATTTTGGATCTTCCGGAGGCGCCTTAATTGACGAAAACAGCAACTTAATTGGCATTACCACTAAAATATATTCGGACGTGGATGCCACTCAAGGATTTGCCATATCCATAGCGTCTATTAACGACTGGATAGAGGCGAATAAAGGAAGCGCGCTTCAAGTATCTCCTCTCCAAAAAAGACTGGACAATCTTGTAATAAAAAATTCAGGATTAGGCAATGTTACCACGTTCAGTAACTTTCCTCCTAATGTGGAAATAACAAAGGAAAGCGGCTGGGAGTTTGGCTTAGCGAGCGAGAATGTTTTGTTTGTCGCTAGCAACAATAATGAAGATAGCGGCTATATAATAATTTACTGGAAACCAACCGATACCTTATTTGATCCTATGCTGGATGTGTCGGTCAAAGCCAATGAAATCGGAGGCAAGTGCTATTCCGCCGGGAATTTTACAGCCGGAGAAAAGAAAGGCCGGAAGCTTATATGCGGGGACAGCGACAGCGAGACGAGCGTATTGCTCTTCGGCGCCAAAAACTATGTTATTCAGGCGATGTACTATTATGGCGATAATAATGCTAATAAAGAAGTTATTGATAAGATGATTAGCAGTCTTTCGATCAAGGAAAAAGGGATTGTTTTTAGCGAGAAAAGAAGTTATGAAAACAAGGCTCCCTTCTTTAAAGTCAATTTGCCATCCGATTGGAGTTTAATGAAATTAAATTCTTCAAAACACATACTCTTGGGGCAGAGAGCGAAAGAGCCGGAAGTCGGTTTTGACGTATATGTGGAGACGCTAAACGATGATATGAAAAAGATGTCAAAAAAAGAATACTTTAACGCTGTTAAGAGTAATGATGTGGTTAAAGAAGATGATGAAGGAAATGGCCTGAAAAGCAGCCGATACTTCGAATCCACTGGCTACAAAATCAACAACGAGCTAACCAGTGAAATTTTTTATAAATACCGATTTAAAGATGAAAAGGATAATGATAAGGTAAAGGCATTTGCCGCTGGATATAGGATTATTGATAAAGATAAAGTCATAGTAATTGGGTTTAACTATTTCGGGGAGAATGAAAAAAAATTTGAAGCCACGTTGGAAAATTTTAGAAAGACGGTTTTGTCCAAGTTTACTTTAGGCAGAAAGATAACTGGAGCGGATAAATCATCCGGCACATCGGGCAAAGCGGCTTCCGGCAAAGCGGTAGTTTCGGCCGCTAACAAGCTAAAAGGAAAGATTCTTCTTCAGGTCCAGTCCAAGGGCGAGGCCTGGTATGTTTGCCCGAAAGACGGGAAGAGATATTACATGAAAAACGGCGAAGAAGCCTTTAAAATTATGAGAAGCCTCGGAGAAGGAATAACAAATGCCAACCTGGAGAAAATGAAAAAATCAAAAACTTTAGCCAAGAAATATAGCGGAAAAATATTTTTACAGGTTGAGGACAAGGGTCAGGCGTATTACGTTGATTTTAACGGCAACTTAAACTACTTAAAAGACGGGAACGCGGCCTATTCAGTATTGAGAAGCCTGGGATTAGGAATAAGCAACGCTGATCTGGATAAAATCTCCGCAAGTGAATAA
- the creD gene encoding cell envelope integrity protein CreD, translating to MAEKIKRSIIARIVIIGVLVLILLIPTAMIREMINEREARRNEAMKEAGSKWGDPQLLAGPILMVPYKIITEQEKGKKPLEEIKSAYFLPQSLNISGSVSPHVLRRGIYEVVAYGTDLKFEGKFNTPDFKNLNISDANVLWDRAEIAIGLADMRGVNNDLKIKWNGGEHQLKTGTISGLAIDESEESNRIKENVFEEKIIPVNELKSGVSAKVPLDIKTKDKTYNYSFGININGSDNLTFLPLGSETNVELTSDWKTPSFDGAFLPDEREITGKGFKAKWKVLQLNRSFPESWTEARNIANSTFGVRLLVPVDEYQKNTRSIKYSIMLIALTFLIFFFIEVFNRVKIHPIQYLLTGLALVLFYSLLLSISEHLNFDKSYLIASASTILMVTLYSKTIFKSIKLALVQGGLLLIMYSFIYTILQLEDYSLLIGNAGLFLVLAIVMYLSRNIDWYNLMDKEVK from the coding sequence ATGGCGGAAAAAATAAAAAGATCAATTATCGCGCGAATCGTGATTATCGGCGTACTGGTTTTAATTTTACTGATTCCGACGGCAATGATAAGGGAGATGATTAATGAGCGGGAAGCGCGGAGAAATGAGGCCATGAAAGAGGCCGGATCAAAGTGGGGCGATCCCCAGCTTCTGGCCGGACCGATTCTTATGGTTCCATATAAAATAATCACCGAGCAGGAAAAAGGCAAGAAGCCGCTGGAGGAAATTAAATCGGCGTATTTTCTGCCCCAAAGCCTGAATATATCCGGCTCTGTTTCTCCTCATGTTCTGCGGCGGGGAATTTACGAAGTAGTGGCTTACGGCACTGATCTTAAGTTTGAAGGAAAGTTCAATACCCCGGATTTTAAGAATCTGAATATATCAGACGCTAATGTTTTATGGGATCGGGCGGAGATTGCCATCGGCCTGGCCGATATGAGAGGAGTAAATAATGATTTAAAGATAAAATGGAACGGCGGCGAGCACCAATTGAAAACCGGGACTATCAGCGGTCTGGCTATCGATGAAAGCGAAGAATCAAATCGAATTAAAGAGAATGTTTTTGAGGAAAAAATTATTCCGGTTAATGAGCTAAAATCGGGAGTAAGCGCGAAAGTTCCCCTTGACATAAAGACCAAAGATAAAACATATAATTATTCATTCGGCATAAATATTAACGGGAGCGATAATCTTACTTTCTTGCCGCTGGGCAGTGAAACCAATGTTGAATTAACATCTGACTGGAAAACCCCGAGCTTTGACGGGGCATTTTTGCCGGACGAGAGGGAAATTACCGGCAAAGGCTTTAAGGCTAAGTGGAAGGTGCTTCAGCTAAACCGGAGCTTTCCTGAAAGCTGGACTGAAGCGAGGAACATAGCTAATTCAACCTTCGGAGTGAGGCTATTGGTGCCGGTTGACGAATACCAGAAAAACACCCGCTCGATTAAATATTCGATAATGCTTATCGCGCTCACCTTTTTAATTTTTTTCTTTATCGAAGTATTTAACAGGGTAAAAATCCATCCCATCCAGTATCTATTAACCGGCTTGGCTTTGGTTTTGTTTTATTCGCTTCTTCTTTCAATTTCCGAACATTTGAATTTCGACAAGTCCTATCTAATCGCCAGCGCCTCAACAATACTAATGGTAACCTTGTATTCCAAAACCATTTTTAAAAGCATAAAACTGGCCTTAGTCCAGGGAGGCCTGCTCCTCATCATGTATTCTTTCATCTATACCATCCTCCAGCTCGAAGATTATTCTTTATTGATCGGCAATGCCGGGCTATTTCTGGTATTAGCTATTGTTATGTATTTATCGAGGAATATCGACTGGTATAATTTAATGGATAAAGAGGTTAAATAA
- a CDS encoding M23 family metallopeptidase translates to MIFPLKNWEKAKRGYRFGEKTFYSPRHLGVDHVVPAGTEIFAPADCEVIFSGCGAQGGNTAWASFRDKEYGTLVIRFMHLKRLSRKGKYKAGEIIGYTGNTGKATTCPHLHTDISRGKVNIRKFSNFIDPEKYFSKRAECA, encoded by the coding sequence ATGATTTTTCCTCTCAAGAACTGGGAAAAAGCGAAAAGGGGATACAGGTTCGGAGAAAAGACATTTTATTCCCCGCGCCATTTAGGCGTCGACCATGTTGTGCCGGCCGGGACGGAAATTTTCGCGCCCGCGGACTGTGAGGTTATTTTTTCCGGCTGCGGAGCGCAGGGCGGAAATACAGCCTGGGCTTCTTTTCGCGATAAAGAATATGGGACTCTTGTTATCCGGTTTATGCACCTGAAGCGCTTAAGCCGAAAGGGAAAATATAAAGCGGGCGAAATTATCGGCTATACAGGAAACACCGGGAAAGCTACAACCTGCCCGCACCTCCATACGGATATAAGCAGGGGAAAAGTGAATATTAGAAAGTTCAGTAATTTTATCGACCCGGAAAAATATTTTTCAAAAAGGGCGGAATGCGCCTAA
- a CDS encoding O-antigen ligase family protein, with protein sequence MTEKIIKIGVGLSFLLPLVFTSWTMYPAHFGKTIFFQMLIAVLGLIGLGWIALKKKTLFRFKALDWVVLAFFGSMLVSAIFGNNFNRSFWGDQSRVQGVFTWIHFIVFYFLIRQFFAVREDWKKILGAVLGISILSSITAWAGPHIPFIAQYIEAGPRLAGLIGNPIFFANYLMLPMFLGIFYYFYFSENAWKYLGATAAVLSLITIMGTRTRGAFVGLVFGFGLSFFLYLIFGKSKKIRISLAAAAILAAAVLGSGFVFSGVKKAMPSQVSFIYSISLNDTTAKTRLMAWQIALKGFRGAPIIGNGPESYQYIFDKYYNPKFLEFSFSETVWDQPHNFVLEIMSAMGLLGLAAYLSLIGIIFFQLIKKIKGGENSNASLAAIFLAGGVGAYVVQLLFSFETSNSLQVWFLALPLVGWLALKENREEVPVRDRYLNPAIIIYLVFLIVSFTMGVRMLKASYYTSLARDARFIDSKYLWEKNADLAISAPVPFRWEQAINLTMDLANMDGGGKLDQETFDAVAPKLETAYLDAIKKYPDTYIYKFWLGQLYSFMGEYINRDYYPKAEAVLLDAGKINEDRQQIPLLLGKLYFLWGDDKKSEEVLGKLAEKNPDYPEPHWFYGLALMKNNKTKEGIAELEKGLSYAQTSKGNLSYIIDIYAREKMFEKIVPIYERMIAGNPGDASNYARLSATYMAMGNKEKAVEYMQKAVEINPALQEEAIKFLKDNGVTVK encoded by the coding sequence ATGACAGAAAAAATCATTAAAATCGGCGTAGGTTTATCGTTTTTACTGCCTTTAGTTTTCACATCCTGGACAATGTATCCGGCCCATTTCGGGAAAACCATATTTTTTCAGATGTTAATCGCCGTCTTGGGGTTAATCGGATTAGGCTGGATAGCTCTTAAGAAAAAAACTTTATTTAGATTCAAAGCTCTGGATTGGGTGGTACTGGCATTCTTCGGCTCAATGCTGGTTAGCGCAATTTTTGGCAACAATTTTAACCGGAGTTTTTGGGGCGACCAGTCCCGGGTACAAGGAGTATTCACCTGGATCCATTTTATAGTATTTTATTTTTTAATCCGGCAGTTTTTCGCTGTCCGCGAAGACTGGAAAAAAATCCTCGGCGCGGTTCTCGGCATAAGTATTTTATCTTCAATTACTGCCTGGGCCGGGCCGCACATTCCTTTTATCGCCCAATATATTGAAGCCGGACCTAGGCTGGCCGGCCTTATCGGCAACCCGATATTTTTTGCCAACTACTTGATGCTTCCCATGTTTTTGGGAATTTTTTATTACTTTTATTTTAGCGAGAACGCCTGGAAATATCTTGGAGCCACGGCCGCGGTTTTAAGCCTTATAACCATCATGGGCACCCGGACAAGAGGCGCGTTTGTCGGACTGGTTTTTGGCTTTGGCTTGTCATTTTTTTTATATCTCATATTCGGAAAGAGTAAGAAAATTAGAATAAGCCTGGCCGCGGCAGCTATTTTGGCAGCTGCCGTTTTAGGAAGCGGATTTGTTTTTAGCGGCGTAAAAAAAGCTATGCCGTCCCAGGTTTCTTTTATCTATAGCATCAGCTTAAATGATACGACCGCGAAAACCCGGCTTATGGCCTGGCAAATCGCCTTAAAAGGCTTTCGCGGCGCGCCGATTATCGGAAACGGGCCCGAGAGCTACCAGTATATTTTTGACAAATATTATAATCCGAAATTTTTGGAATTTTCTTTTTCCGAGACCGTCTGGGACCAGCCGCACAATTTCGTTTTGGAAATTATGAGCGCTATGGGGCTTTTGGGCCTTGCCGCCTACTTAAGCCTTATAGGGATTATATTTTTCCAGCTGATAAAAAAAATTAAAGGCGGGGAGAATTCTAATGCGAGCCTGGCCGCAATATTTTTAGCCGGCGGGGTCGGCGCGTATGTTGTCCAATTGCTTTTTTCTTTTGAGACTTCCAATTCGCTCCAGGTATGGTTTTTAGCTTTGCCGCTTGTTGGCTGGCTGGCGTTAAAGGAAAACAGGGAAGAAGTCCCGGTTCGGGACCGGTACCTTAATCCGGCCATTATCATATACCTGGTTTTTTTAATTGTTTCTTTTACCATGGGCGTTCGAATGCTGAAAGCCTCTTATTACACGAGCCTGGCCCGCGACGCGCGCTTTATTGATTCAAAATATCTATGGGAAAAAAATGCGGACTTGGCGATTAGCGCGCCAGTGCCGTTTAGATGGGAGCAGGCGATTAACCTCACTATGGATTTAGCCAATATGGACGGCGGGGGAAAGCTGGACCAGGAGACTTTTGACGCAGTCGCGCCGAAACTGGAAACAGCCTATTTAGACGCGATAAAAAAATATCCGGATACCTATATCTATAAATTCTGGCTCGGCCAGTTATATTCTTTCATGGGCGAATACATTAACCGCGATTATTATCCTAAAGCCGAAGCCGTATTGCTTGATGCCGGAAAGATTAATGAAGACCGCCAGCAGATCCCGCTTCTTTTGGGAAAATTATATTTTCTATGGGGCGATGACAAAAAATCCGAGGAGGTTTTAGGGAAGTTGGCGGAAAAAAATCCGGACTACCCCGAGCCCCATTGGTTTTACGGCCTGGCTTTGATGAAAAACAATAAAACTAAAGAGGGAATTGCCGAGCTGGAGAAAGGCCTTTCTTATGCCCAGACTTCGAAAGGCAATTTATCATATATAATCGATATTTACGCCCGGGAAAAAATGTTTGAAAAAATCGTTCCGATTTATGAAAGAATGATCGCCGGCAACCCGGGCGACGCGTCAAATTACGCCCGGCTTTCAGCAACCTATATGGCTATGGGCAATAAAGAAAAGGCAGTGGAATACATGCAAAAGGCCGTCGAAATAAACCCGGCTCTGCAGGAAGAAGCGATTAAATTCTTAAAGGATAATGGAGTTACGGTTAAATAA